ggaaatgttttgtaaacttttatgCAAAAGTGTTctgtaacacaaaaaaaaataacttacgTAATcgtaaaatataatacaaggaTATCTATATTTGATTCAATTGGTTTTAGTTAATAACTAAGTGGTTGTTGTGTATGAGTGGCCGTTCGTGTCATTGGCGGTATGAACATACCGTATGAAATTttcaacgcgttggtttttattatcaacgcgttggtttttactttcaacgcgttggtttttaCTTTCAACGCGTTGGTTTTCAATTTCAACGCGTTGGTCTTCACTTTCAACGCGTTGATTCGTAATTTATACGGTATGAAAACCCAACTCGTTGGTTTTCAATTCCATACCGTAAATCTTTTATTCCTTACcgtaagttttgtatttttgtcaaccaatcaaaatgtttgtTACAAAGTATTTTCTAAAAACATCTAGTCGTCATTTCACTATTCGGAGAGCCTCCGGAGTTTTCTTAAGATCTTGGTAAAGTATAAATATGACTGAATTGTCCGCAACCCGTCTGCAAATCTTTACAAGttactttcttaaaaaaaaagaaatacgaTCGTGAACCAAAATGCTTGTTTGGCATTAAATATtagataattgttttaattaagatgcattgttttatattatttttgatgttttagaATTAGAAACTGACATTGATTGTTTTACTTAAAGAAACTGTATACTGATCAATGTGAGGTGAAATATTCTTGTTGAAGGAATCATTGTTAAAGAAATGTGTTTTTCTCTCCTCTCTCCCGAAAGACATGTCAAGTCACTACTACTGGAAATTTATGATACAAAGAGATGCTCCAAACTGCGCAAAATGTTATCAAAACGCTGCAAAAGAGTTGAACCTCaagaaatatattgaaatatgaaattggTTTGCATGCTGGAAGTATGTCcgttacaagagatatgaaaaCAACGAAAGTGAGTAGAATAGTAAACGAAAGTGATCCTCGTTCACCAGACGCAGCAGGAATACAAAACACCAGTAAATTTGCAAAACTAAGGAGAACTATAGGAACAACtaagttcaaaaatataaaattcggATCTCTTGATAATGTTATGTAAAAGTTAACTTTTGAGGTGTACGCATCAACAGCGCTATCTACAGAATTTTCTGTTATGCTCCACTCGGTATTTGACACGCCGTACTTCAAAACAATCGTTTTCATTGCCGGATTAAGAATAACGTTGTCAAGTACGTGCGAAGTGATGAGTTGTAATCGGTAAATCTATTGACGTTATGTTTCCATATTCTGAGCTATTCCATCTTCTTATTTCGTCCGTCCACGTCAGCACGTAAGATGTGACTGCTTGCAGTGTCCCGGAAACTTCATTATAATCCAGTATTGCAGAAATAAACGCCATTATGGAAACATTTACGGGTTCGTTTTGGTTTGATCTAGGATTCACGTCAGGTGCAACCATTTTCAGTTGTTTCTTAAGATAAGAAGTGTCATCAAATGTTTGACAATAGATAAAGGATCTAAACTGTGCGCAGTAGAATAAAATGAGaacaagttttataaaatcaatttctAACACCATCCACAGTTCAGCTTCTTTGTGTTGTGATTTGATAAATTGTATTTACTTTGGTAGTCGTTAAgaagttatttaatttatcttttaGTTTATTTGTTATTACTTAACAACCAAAAAAATCGTTCAATTCTAAATCAAACACCAGTTCAAACTTTCAACgcttttaaatacatatactaaATGAGTAATTAAACGAGACACGTGCGATCTGCAATATCAATTTTGTAATGTGTGgtagttttttttctccatataactcatcatagataccagctGATAAACTGTGTTCGTCAGTCGTGTGTTTCAACtttaaaagactcatcagtgacagtCGAATAAAAAAGTTGAAAGGGCCAATGAATAACGAGTTTGAATAACAATGAAGACCTAAAATTGtgaaaggttttgccaaatacagccaaggtaatctattccttggGTAGAACATCCTTAGtgtttttgaaacatttagtatattatattaaaaaaaaaaaccagtgcaTTGCTGTacataatattttcattaaatgttaATAACTTATAAGTAAAACGTTTTCTAACATTTGTAGGATATGATTCGCTTTCCTATCTAAATAATACTTGGTATTGTTTTCAAAcgttttaaaagaacaaactgATTGATCACATATCTATTGAAGTTCTTTTCATCCTTTGAATAGCTTTGATGAAAAGAatataaagtgaaaaaaataacttcttgttaacaaaatcattttggGTGTCGAAAGACAGTTCATCTTACACTTATTCCAGAAGTATTAAGTTTTTAGTGGttctatatgaaaaaaattaaaacataagtgTTATATCCGGTCTACACCTAATAACCTTCTGTCATATTAATGTTATCTTTAGCTTAACAAAATTCCGAAAATACATGATTCCATATTTTTCcacttcaaataaaaaagataaactaCGTTTGGTTTAGTAAATGCCACTTCCGGTTTCGTTTGAATATTTTCTCACACTCATTCACAATATATCTGACTTTAATGTACTTTTCCATCAAATTATGGAAACAATACCCACTTTTTGGTTCACAATAGTCACTTCCTAATGACTATTTTCAAGGTTGTTTGTCCTCTAACATAGTCATGCTAGTACAGAGGACATGGACTCTTTATCATATACCAGCATAAAGTTAAAGCAAAGAAAACAATCTATATTGTCAAGTTGATCGTGACATTTATCGCAATTTCAAGGTTAAAGGTCATAAAAACTAAAGTAGAAGAATCTATGTCTGTAATGTGTATGGTATAGAAGAAAAAggtatttgaaatatataagagaaatatattaagtgTGACGTCGATTTTCTCTGCAccagtatacatttttgttaaggggccagctgaagcccgACTCCGGGGGCGGGATTTTCTCGTTGTGTTGATGACTAATTGGTGACCTAGAGCTGTTTCCTGCACTTTGGTCgagttgatgtctctttgacacattccctgttttcattcacaattttatataaaataattccaaTCAAAAACACAAGAGCCCTACGACTGACGTAACTCCTATGcaaataagaagaaaaataatatcagACAGAAGAAAAAAGTAATGAGGATAATGATTCTGAAAAGTCTTTCAACCAAAAATTTGAAAGACCTATGTCTGTGCTGCCTTTTTCTAGATAGTATGCATATGTCAATAAATTGCCATTAAGTAATTCATATGGTTTAAGTGATGAAATTAGTAATTGTATCCTTTAATAAATGTCATCTATCCATAATATAATTTGCTAGAGAGAAAACAAAGGGGAATAACAATTGATGCATATAAACTAATTGATCGTGTTAGGTCAATCATAAGAATACCAAAAAGGCTAACAGAATAATCGTTTTATTGAAAGTGAGGTTACAATTTAAGTAATATCGAATTATTACCGCTTGAAAAATTGTGAAGGAGTTTTGTTATAAGTTCAGTAATCGACAGGATAAGTATACCAAATGGCCATAGATTgacataaagacaaaaaaaaacaatcttcgGTCGGCCATTATGGAAAATTACAAACAGATGGAAAATCtgattttgtttgtaaacaGATTAATGTCTATTGCTTATGATTACCCTTTCAATTTTGCAACACTTCAATACCATTTAACAACCTTGTTCAATAAGTAAGTCAATTGAATCCAAGCAAGAATTCAACATCAAACCAATAAGTGCAAGGAAAAGATCTATACTTGAAAAATTGAGAAGTTTCTGCGAAAAAAACATTCACGCAACTTGTCTATTACTATCATATGAAGACCTATATGATCCCATTTTCAGTGATTGTCGCTAACATTGTCTCTTCATGTACACTCATTCAGATCATCTATGCAAGTTTTGTTCTCTTGTCTTGCCTGATTCTTAATTCAACGTCCAATTAGGCTGTCTGAATTCCCATGCATTGCCATTCCATAAAAGTCTTATTTAGGTGAATGATAAATCTATATCGAATaccttaaaataaataagaaaatacaagATAAAAGGATAATTGCAAGGATAGTGTCCGACTAAAACTGaatatattattagttacacagTGTGCAATTGTCCTAATACAGGAATTTATcgggtcaataaaattcatatcgggTGAGGCGAAGCCGAAcccgatatgaattttattgacccgataaattccgtattaggacaattgcacactgtgtaacgaatttatcctgATTTTGCTATCACACCACTTGCTTATGGTTTTTTTCCCATTATTAATTTAGTATAAGCACACTGTGTAACAAATTTAACCTGATATCTAAATGAAATTTATCGTTTTTCCATATCAGTATGGTAAATCTCAATTTTGGTTTTGTTTCATATTAAGAGGCAGTGTGACTTTATGatgaaaaacagcaatacaAAACTAACATTATGCAAATTTGATTCATATATTTACCCAGCACTGTAGTGAAAAGTACATAAATaataagtgttaaaaaaaatatttgtgtcgGTTTTGTCTACTGAATACTGTTGTTTGATCGAAATATACTGCCAATAAATAAAACCATTAAACATTAACATTTAATATTaacaattgtatatatataatgtaaatgaaTGCTTCACATATTCTTGTATGCAAAAGATAATTcctgaaaatttaaaatgttaaatatcacAAACTCTTAGAACAGTTTTATCAACCaattaatttaattaacaaAGCGTATTTTCCACCATGAGATTTATTAAGTGTTATTTGTTGATTGTTAAATTGTGGATTATTGTAAATTTGCAGTCATTAAATACGGCAGGATTTGACTGCATACATGTACGTGTTTCAGACTTAACATTGTTTTGAACACATCTGTTTTCTTTGTATTCACCAAAAACATCAGCAAGGTCAAGTCCATCTAGATATTTCAAAAAGTCAATTCTACCTCCTTCcctttgaatattttcatttgcACTGCTTTCTGTGATAGGCAATGCCAGCTGATTACATGAAACTGGTTCAGGAGCTGGCAATGCAAGAATTGCTGTAGAAGAAATTGCTGGCATTGCATTATTTTTCTTGACTAAATTGTCTGACAATGTATGACccattttaattttctctgAATTACCAACCCGTTGATACACAGTTAGGGATTGGACACTTTTATGTCCTGTGACGGCCATAATCTGGGCTGGACCATACATATTCTTTGATAAAATGGTAGCACCTGAAGCCCTAATAGAATGATTTGTATAAATCTGTGATAGGTTAGCACTTTTACTAAGATCGGACATAAAAACTGTTAACTTCTTTTCTCCCACTGGTTCATGGCAGTACAAGGTATCATCTGTACTGTAAAAACTGGACCGAGGTCTCTGCCATAATCTGTTGTTTTCTGGATTAAGCTTTAACACATACAATTCGAATGAGCTCACAGGGCAATAAggtaaatctgaaaataaaaggggtacatgtattttatagtcgtcatatttttatttttttttattttagataataagatttaatatatttggtttatattGTGATATTTATTAGACTTAATAAATGTGaatgatttttgtgttttgaaattattattatgCATGTCCTCGTACTGTTTGTGTTTATTATTCAATagctatatatacatatgtacatgtatatgttgaaattaaatgatGAACATTATATGATAACACCATGGCAAataatgtatatagatataggaagatgtgatatgagtgccaataagacaactctccattcaaataacaatttataaaagtaaacgtacatgaatgtttaattttttaacctGTAAGCTGTTCCTTTAggcaaataattatttattggcCCAATTTTCTGATGTTATAAATTTGAATGACCCGATATTTTTCTTCTGTATTAAGACAATTATTgcctttataatttattacaccAATAATggcaatatgttttattttaatatttaaaaagaggttaaatttattttacctttcACTTCTGGCATGACTCCCGAACTCTCTTCTTTGTCAGTTTCCCTGTGGTTTTTTGTCATCTCATCCTCCATCTTTCGTACAACTTTTAGTCCTGTGGCAGGGTCCGTCTCTACACCAAAAGTTGTTTTTGTCATCAAATGCATGTTCTCCTGTCCCCTCCTGCAAAAGTACATCCTTATGTCAAATTGCACTTTTGTGTACAAGCCAGATGGAGTATTTGTTGCACAATAGATTGAACTGTACAACTTCATCAGGTCAGTTTCATTGATACTGGGATAGTGATCAGTGGTACCCAGACCCATTCTTTTCAGTTCTGAAGTCGCTGCTTTGAAATTTACATTTGCATTGTTAAATGCAGCGTCCTTTATTATGCTAAATGTTTTGTTGTAAGGGGGCGACCTTAAATATCTATTTATTCCATATCGAATGTTTTCAAGTGACGAAATCTTGTAGTGGTTACCGTCTGGTTTTCTTGCATTCATATAAAATTGCCCCAATATTTCATTCAGGCGAACTTCATCATATTCCTCAAATCTAATGTCCATTGCTGTTTCTCTCAAATATTCCCTGAGGGTGTTCCCGGCCTTTTTGTTTGATCTTAGTGTGTTTGCTGCATTTATTTTAAGCCGTTTGTCCATCATCTCTTCATCCGTCGTCTGCCCAAAACGTTTTAAGCTTCCAGTCGCCATCTTGCAgacgtaaataaacaaaaggGAAGCAACTccgaatttcttttttatttattaagtcaacggtacaagggagataattccaattgacgtgataaaaaattgtactgaaatttattaggacaatatcagccaatcaaattgcgGGAAATTACTCTAAATCAGGATAACATGACTTAGGAGTGCATTTGATATTCAACATGgatcaaattcataaataatattTGGGCAAAAATTTTGAAGTAAGTCAATTTTAATCATCAATTGGTGTTAATTTAAATCTACAACAAGAACTCAACTACTAGTTAATAATATGAATTAACTGTTAATGCGTACTTGTGATTTTTTCGTTTTCTACATGAACTACGCTCTCTCGTCAAATGGATCTTACAAGTATTAGTATACTTCAGAACAATTTCTGACAAATAAACGATATTGTATATTCAAAAGTGAATTGTTTAGCCCATTGTTTTCGGTAATAACacataaatcaacaaaataaaatacctCACatacgggtgtcacatgtgaaACAGGATATAATAACCTTTCCAAAGCATCTGATATGACCTCCAtgttttgatggggttcgtgttgctcagtttgTAGTTTcctatgatttttttgtgtactgttgtttgtctgtttgtctgatTCCTTTTGGTGCTTCAGAACTGACATGAGTGataatacattttttctaaaaagttattgtccttaaatgattgaaaaaaaacgttGTTCATGCGATAGCATCAAAATACTAGAcgtgtttttcttcttctttaaaatttgatatgtttatttttattacaaaatagatgtcaattataatattatataaaaagtttaCCTTTGGCAGTGATCTTTGATTGATTGGGAAATGACACTTTATGTCGATTTTGTTCAATATCTTTAGAATACTAGCTGTATGTTATTAAATGTTAACGTGTTGTTCTTCATAACCAGATAGAGGTAAGGTTTGTTGTTGACAAATCTTGATTTTGCTCTTCAGGAGTAATGACAATTACAAGTTTAAACATTGGCACTAATTAATGTTCACATCCAAATATAGACtatataatgtaacaaagtAATATGTAATGCGAAACTTATGTAATTATGGACAAcctgagataaaaaaaaaatgcagataaACCCTTTTTAATGTACCATTAAGGAAACAGTTTATATAAAGAATCGGAATTAGGTGGGAAAATCATAGCTTCAATGCATTGCAAACACATCTGGAACTTATGACGTTATTTAACATGTGCTAACATATATAGTCAATATGAATGTTCAACTGACGAATTGTATGAATTAGCTGTGCACTGTTCACAATTTTAACCTTTTGTTCTGAGTCCATGATTGTGattgtaaaactttttaatgCCCTTAAAAACGATTTTATGAAAATCTACACGAGATGCTTTGGTTCCAAATTATCATCTTACAATTTTCTAACCATGCTAGACCCTCATTGATAGTCAAGGTCGTATAATTCCTCTTAGTAATATCTTGATAAGGAAGAAAATAGACAtcaccaataaaaaaataaaaaagtggtcGTTCCTTTGAATATGCTTTCTCCTCCGAATGGAGGCTGGTAAAGTACCAAATAATCGAAGCCTGTTGTTAACTTTTCAGTTGAAATCGTCTGCCTaaatggcaaaaataaaaaaaatcgtgatcATGATGAATGAGTTCTTACGCAGTCTAAAATGTAAAACGTAGTTAAATTCAGAGGTTGGTTGAAAAATCCAAAGATACTTGCAATTGGGTTatcatattctttttaaaacgtTTGCAATAGAGAAAACAAAGTAAAAATTTGCAGCCTAAATGAACTTACAACGCATACAAAGACTGTTCGCCTTCTTCATCAGAAGTCCTTTGCAGCCCctaaaaaaactaataaatctGTCAGTAACTTCTTCATTCGAAAAATACGACCATATGATTGACAATCCAAGACGCTAAATACAGCGTGTATTGACAGTTAATTCCAGGTCATAAGTCATTTGCATTGCTATGAGTCAAATCAGAATgtcaacaaatttatttatgcAAGTAGGGCGAACGTACCTAGGGCGAATATAGCCAATACGGTTAATGAAGTACGCTCTTTTGTATTTGTATgcttattaaaaacaatttgagCTGCAGTGCTACAACcaagatatgaaaaaataataatacaaattttatttggtCATTACAACAATTGTAGTTATTTTTTCTCTTATCACactatcaaatatcaaaattattgtcTATTAAATAATATACGTTCATTTTATGTATAACCAAGTGCTTAGGTCGAATAAttcattatatacatgtaagactCAAATCGACTTCTGGTTTCTAATCGACGTCCATTCCGCAAATGATGTCTTAATGAGATGGCCAAAATGACGGCCAATTTTATGCATTAGTGTTATAcgtctttttattgtttttgaatcGACgtccaatattttatttctcttaTTGATGTACTTTTTACGGACTTGCtgcaattttaaatgattttatttcataaaaaaaactagtcATAAAACGCATTTGATgcagcctttttttttacacaaatggTTGCTTGAGCAATAATTCGGTAtaacttaagggcatacgatacagtagAGATCTCTCGTTGactttttcttgaaattttggtAGAGGTTTAATTTCAATGTGTACTTTTGAAATATGCAAagaaaaatataccttcatgacTTATTTTTTGAGATAATTTGGTTcgaaatttgcatatttgagGGGAAAATcctgaaatttcataaataaggaCTTTAAGGAAAGTACCAATACTTTTGCGTCTATTAAAAAGTGCAGAAAAAAATcgatgttgatttttttctctaaattttgGCGGAACGTTCTTTCAacattacttgattgattgcaaaagaaaaaaaactgaggtccatgtgcttgtttttttcaataaatataaaaaagaagatgtggtttgatagccattgagacaactgtccacaagagaccaaaatgacacagacattaacaactataggtcaccgtacggccttcaacaatgagcaaagccctaccgcacagtcagctataaaaggccccgataagacaatgtaaaacaattcaaacgagaaaactaacggccttatttatataaaaaaaaatgaacaacgagaaacaaatatgtaacaaataaacaaacgacaaccactgaattacaggctcttgacttgggacatgcacatacttaaataatttggcggggttaaacatataagcgggatcccaaccctcccctaacctgggacagtggtataacagtacaacatgagaatgaactataaaaatcagttgaaaaaggcataactcatcagatgaacaaaaatacaaatagacgtggccgggtacttgtacatcccgacagAAAAAGACAGTAGGAACAGATCTGAAAGTATTCGCAGTTATCTGActgctagttcaaagccactaacaactattaaaacaaatcatgcatctaagactaaacccaataaacttttttaatttttttattgaaaacgaGACGTTTGCCAATAAGGAGCTAAACTACattgaaataagttttaatcGCAAAAACGTCGTGAAATCTTTTCTACCGTTCACGTCTACGCTGTCAAGTTCAGTGGTAtagccaattttttttctttcgaaagCAATGATATTAATCATCAAGATTTATACAGCTGGTTACTCGTAAAATAGCATATTAACATATTTGCCAAACCTTTATGAATTGTTACCAAACTTGAATAGAAAAAGTATTCTAGTAAATTACTTTTAGAAAGGAAATGTTCGGAAACAAAAAGATCAATCtaataaaataactaatttGCATCTTTGTACGACTTTAGTCCTACAATTCATGTAGACAACTCAGCTTGAGCAtagttttaattattcaaaagtcccTGACatgaaaaaatgtgaaacaatttaaGTAAGTGGaatatttggtatgattgccaatgagacaactatcaaccatACCTCAAATGACGAAGATAAACGCAATTTAAGGTCACCGAACTACCttcaacacaaaacaaaaagccataccgtatagtcagctttaaaaatcCCCGACatgaaaatgtgaaacaattcaaaaaagtaAACTAACGGCCTACTCTATAGGCAATAAATGAACACAAACCCAAACCCACTCGAGTCAGCTTAGAAACTACtctgaacatgtttaaaaagtGAATATTTAGAGCTGTTTTGAGCAAATTCATGTCGTGATTGTCTCAATATAGTCCATTGCGGTGTTGTATAACATTTCATAGGAAGTACAGCGGTCGATATTAGAGCTTGAAATTTCATGATTCTGTATAAATAGATAATATAAGTTACCTAAGCTTGTCTTCAGGGTATACTTTTTATCACGGTAGATATAATTATTTACTTACTTGTCTGTATGATACCTCCAATATAACCACAttgtttgtccgtccgtccggtggtccaacaaatattttgtttcttatctGAGAAACTACCTTACAGAAAGACTTCGTATTTGGTCAACAGCTTAACATCAATGAGTTGCAACGTGTGAACACTTTTCTGGTCTGTCAGATACCTAATTCCTGCATGTCGATACTTAGAATTTTTTCTCTTAATATGTACATAGGGGATATGCTTAGCACATTAACGGGtgcgtttttgtttttgtctataaCATTGGGCTAATAACTGTGTCTTTTTAACTGACAGTCCTTCTTCATACACTTATATATTTCACTGGGTTAAATTCTAAAAATGCCGTTAAACTTTTCAATGTACTTGTTTAAAGTTAGGAACAGTATGAGgcgttgtctttatttattatgttattctgttattttgtcattttgttgaaAGTCTCTGTACAATTTATGCGTACAATTCTCCATACGATTGAGAGTTTGTCAAATGGTGTAGATACTATGTTTGGATCAAGACAGAACGTtgatatataaattacatattGGGCTTTTTGTGTAGTTGGGTTTCTGTCTCATCGACGTATacttatttacatatattttatttatttcctatatgaaataaaacacatacaaaattatgaatttggatttgattaattttttttcacatttcaagGTAATTCTG
This is a stretch of genomic DNA from Mytilus trossulus isolate FHL-02 chromosome 6, PNRI_Mtr1.1.1.hap1, whole genome shotgun sequence. It encodes these proteins:
- the LOC134723448 gene encoding uncharacterized protein LOC134723448; protein product: MATGSLKRFGQTTDEEMMDKRLKINAANTLRSNKKAGNTLREYLRETAMDIRFEEYDEVRLNEILGQFYMNARKPDGNHYKISSLENIRYGINRYLRSPPYNKTFSIIKDAAFNNANVNFKAATSELKRMGLGTTDHYPSINETDLMKLYSSIYCATNTPSGLYTKVQFDIRMYFCRRGQENMHLMTKTTFGVETDPATGLKVVRKMEDEMTKNHRETDKEESSGVMPEVKDLPYCPVSSFELYVLKLNPENNRLWQRPRSSFYSTDDTLYCHEPVGEKKLTVFMSDLSKSANLSQIYTNHSIRASGATILSKNMYGPAQIMAVTGHKSVQSLTVYQRVGNSEKIKMGHTLSDNLVKKNNAMPAISSTAILALPAPEPVSCNQLALPITESSANENIQREGGRIDFLKYLDGLDLADVFGEYKENRCVQNNVKSETRTCMQSNPAVFNDCKFTIIHNLTINK